Proteins found in one Candidatus Desulfofervidus auxilii genomic segment:
- a CDS encoding nucleotidyltransferase domain-containing protein: protein MDSKSNMEKIIKNIVVETVKESGYSLERIILFGSRARGNFDENSDWDLLIVIKEDLTREEKLNLFSKISKKLAKRLIPCDLLIRSRKEVEKLKTYFHSVTKTALQEGIVL from the coding sequence ATGGATAGTAAGTCAAATATGGAGAAAATTATAAAAAATATTGTTGTAGAGACCGTGAAAGAATCGGGATATTCTCTTGAAAGAATCATTTTATTCGGATCACGGGCAAGAGGAAATTTTGATGAAAATAGTGATTGGGATCTTCTAATAGTAATAAAAGAAGATCTTACGAGAGAAGAAAAACTTAATCTTTTTTCCAAAATATCAAAAAAATTAGCCAAACGATTGATACCTTGTGATCTCCTTATAAGAAGTAGAAAAGAAGTTGAAAAATTAAAAACTTACTTTCATTCTGTTACTAAGACAGCGTTGCAGGAAGGGATTGTATTGTGA